The Quercus robur chromosome 7, dhQueRobu3.1, whole genome shotgun sequence genome has a segment encoding these proteins:
- the LOC126690782 gene encoding uncharacterized protein LOC126690782, giving the protein MSRALNRIAKLPFTRRIERVAPPRRFHQPTFTIYNRRTDPVEHVSHFNQRMAIYSKDETLMCKVFPSSLGPVTMKWFDGLRTGSINSFKELTQAFGSRFITCTRVPRPLDSLLYLFMREGETLKTYSVRYWEIYNEIEGDFEDVAISTFKSGLLVEHGLRKSLTGKPVINLRQLVDRIDKYKRVEEDQQLGKGKTKVILQERRDFRSDRFNNNRPEDILLGNQGLPTPRLLMQYSENRCIRF; this is encoded by the coding sequence ATGAGCAGAGCTTTGAACCGGATTGCCAAGTTGCCATTCACTCGTAGGATTGAAAGGGTAGCTCCTCCTCGGCGTTTCCACCAGCCAACATTCACCATCTACAATAGGCGAACAGACCCGGTGGAGCATGTGAGTCATTTCAATCAAAGAATGGCTATTTATTCCAAAGACGAaaccttgatgtgcaaggtgttcccaTCCAGCTTAGGACCCGTAACGATGAAATGGTTTGACGGCTTGAGGACAGGTTCAATAAATTCCTTCAAGGAACTCACTCAAGCGTTCGGCTCCCGCTTTATCACGTGTACCAGGGTCCCTCGGCCCTTAGACTCTCTATTGTATTTGTTCATGCGAGAAGGGGAGACCTTGAAAACATATTCGGTCCGATATTGGGAGATATACAATGAGATAGAGGGTGATTTCGAGGATGTCGCCATCAGTACCTTCAAGAGTGGCCTTCTAGTCGAGCATGGTTTAAGGAAGTCCCTGACAGGAAAACCAGTCATTAACTTGCGCCAGCTTGTGGACCGTattgacaagtataaaagggttgaGGAAGATCAACAACTGGGTAAAGGAAAGACTAAGGTTATCCTTCAGGAGAGAAGGGATTTCAGGTCAGACCGATTCAATAACAACCGGCCCGAAGATATTTTGCTGGGCAATCAGGGTCTACCAACACCCAGACTGTTAATGCAGTATTCTGAGAACCGGTGCATCAGGTtctag